One window of Methanothermobacter thermautotrophicus genomic DNA carries:
- a CDS encoding NAD(+) kinase codes for MMRIGIIARFDVPEAVEMAGGVASFLLNRGVEITVDLKLTEELPHLREYREDIRNMEADIILTIGGDGTILRTRSLIEDKEIPILGINMGTVGFLTEVDPENVFSALEAVLRGEYAVEERTLLSVYHNGELPSALNEVVLMTRRPAKMLHIEISVDDEVVEELRADGIIIATPSGSTAYSMSAGGPIVDPRVEAFLIVPICPFKLSARPLVVSNKSVIRVKLLRKGKKAIAVIDGQYEEEINHMDEVIFRKSGRKARFVRLSKDFYRKVREKLIEGGIDSING; via the coding sequence TCCTCCTTAACAGGGGGGTTGAAATTACAGTCGACCTTAAACTCACAGAGGAACTCCCCCATCTGAGGGAATACAGGGAAGACATAAGGAACATGGAGGCCGACATTATACTCACCATCGGCGGGGATGGGACGATACTCAGGACCAGGAGCCTCATAGAGGATAAGGAGATACCCATACTCGGCATAAACATGGGTACGGTTGGTTTTTTAACTGAGGTTGACCCTGAAAATGTGTTCTCAGCCCTTGAAGCGGTCCTCAGGGGTGAATACGCCGTAGAGGAGAGGACTCTCCTGAGTGTCTACCACAACGGTGAGCTGCCCTCCGCCCTCAACGAGGTCGTCCTCATGACCCGCAGGCCAGCCAAGATGCTGCATATAGAGATATCTGTTGATGATGAGGTGGTTGAGGAGCTCCGGGCCGACGGGATAATCATAGCAACACCAAGCGGCTCAACAGCCTACTCCATGTCGGCAGGTGGTCCCATAGTTGACCCCCGGGTTGAAGCCTTCCTCATAGTGCCGATATGTCCCTTCAAGCTCAGCGCAAGACCCCTGGTGGTCTCAAACAAGAGCGTAATCCGGGTTAAACTCCTCAGAAAGGGGAAGAAGGCAATCGCCGTTATCGACGGCCAGTATGAGGAGGAGATCAACCACATGGATGAGGTCATATTCAGGAAGTCAGGGCGAAAGGCCCGCTTCGTGAGGCTCAGCAAGGACTTCTACAGGAAGGTCCGTGAGAAGCTCATAGAGGGCGGAATAGACTCTATAAATGGTTGA